In Paracoccus contaminans, the genomic stretch TGGCCAGCCCTGAACGAACCATCGCCACCCCGGCCGCCGCCGCCGCGGCCGTGACGGCCGCCAGCGCGATCCCGGCCCGGCGCGCGAAGCTCGCGAGGCGCGTGTTGGCGAGTTCCATTTCGGCAGAGAGACGGCCGAACCCGCGCGAGCCTGCCTCGCCGATGCCTTCCAGTTCCGCGCGCACCTGGCGGCCGCCCACGGCGGCGAGCCGGACGGAGACGCGTTTTTCGGCCATGGGATCGGGGCTCCGGTTGGAATGGGATCAGTCGCGGTTCGCTGCGATCTGTTCGTTGACGCGGCGCACCATCACCGCCTCGAGGGCGGGCAGAAGTTCGGCGATAGCAGGCGGGGAGATGCCGAGGGCCGCGCCCAAGGCCAGCGCCGCGCCCATGTCCCAGCCGATCACCGCGCCGGAGATGACGCGCATCTGGCCACCAAGGCGCTGCGCCAGGTCCCAGACCTGCGCACCCTCCAGCGTCAGCGGCCGGTTCAGCCGTGCGGGGCAGTCAGGACAGGTTGTTCCGCAGGCCGCGCAGTAGCCCTCGCCCCCACCGAAGGACCAGTCGGCAAGGGCGCAGAGGCGTTTTTTTCCGCGTCCAACAGGAGGGCCTTGGCGACGTACAGGGTCTGGAACGCCTCGAAGGCGGGCCAGATGTCGAGGAACGCGTCGATAGCCTCGGGGCTCGGATCGATGGGATTGCCGTTCGCATCCCCGATCCCCTCCCACGCGAGGATGGCCCGCCGCGCCAGCGCCTTGGCCATGGCGAGCGCGGCCTCCTCGGTCGCCGCCCCTTCGGCCAGGTCGGCAATCGCAGGATCGCCCCTCGCCGAAACCATCAGCGCGGTAGTGAGCGGGCGGAGCCGGACACGCACGCCGGGGATGAGGTCGCACCATTGCGGCGCGTTCGAAAGGTCGAGGGTCAGCATGACGGGCCTTCTCAATAGGTTGCGACGGTGTTGACGAGGACGGCAGTGCACATTCGGGCGGGGCTGGTGGCCTTGGCCGCCTGCCAGTCGAAAGTGGCCTGGATGCCCTGCGGACCCGGGATCTCGATCCGGGGGCGCGGCAGGTAGACGGCATGGGCGGTGAAGGTGAAGCTGGCGTTGGCGCCGAGGCTCCAGGCGAAGACCAGCTCGCAGGGCGTGCCGTCGATGGCCTGCGTGATCAGGGCGGTGTCGGCAAAGCGGACCTCCACCCGGCCGGTCAGCGCGGCCATACCGGGGTCGGCGCCCTCGATGCGACCGTCCGATCGGATGGTCTCGATCCGGTCAAGGCCGTTGGAATAGGTCACCTCGGCCGAGATGACGTTGCCGAGGGGCGAGCCGTTGCGCGTGATCGCCCCGTTGAAATGCCCGAACCGCTGCAGCGAAAGCGAGGTGTGCGTGCCAGCGGCCGTGGTTGCCGCGACGCTTTCTCCCTGCGCCACCAGCCGCGCCGTCGCGGTCAGCAGACCCGACCGCGCCATTTGCCACGACAGCTGGTCGCAGACGCAACCGGTGTACATCGCATAGCGCGGCACCTCCGGCATCGCCGTCTCGATGGCCATGCTCGGCAGCGTCCAGTTGCCCGACTGGAAGGTGTGGGTCTTGGGCGTCGTGCCGGTGGTCGTAGGCTGACCGAAGGCCGCCTTCAGCCAGAGGCCGAAGTTCTCGACGTCGATCGGCACCACGACATCACCATCGGCGGTGACCACGTCCTTGATCGGGGCCAACGGGTCGCGTCCCTGGCCCAGCAGTTCCGAGGCGATCAGCGGCTGTTCGGAGCCGAGCGTGGTGCTGGCGAACGGCACCGTGCGATAGCCCGTGGCGGGCGCGGTGCCGTAGACGGATTCGAACGCAAGCGCCATCTGCGCCCGCGCCCCATGGGCTCGTGCCATTGTGTTCTCCTATCGTGAGAGGGGTCAGGCCAGTGGATCGGCCGTGGAATAGTGCAGGATGACCGGGATCACCGCTGCCTTCAGGCTGGCGGCACCCTCGACGGGCAGATCGACCGGGCGAGGCGCTTCCGCCTCCACCCAATCGCATAGCCCGCCCAGCGTGCGGTCGGCGGCAATCGCCGCGCCGACACTGGCGCAGAGCGTGTCGAAAGCGGCATCACGGGCGGCACCCTGAACGACCGCCTCGATCTCGGCCTGGTGCTGATAGTGATAGCGGAGCGGCGACAGCGTGACCTCGGGCACCCCCGGCTCGCCGTCGCGAAGGATCAGGATGCCCGCAGAGGGCACGCGCTCTGGCAGCACGTCGCCGCGCAGGGCGGTGGCGGGCAACGCCGAGAGCCGCGCGTGCAGCGCAGCGAGGATGGTTTCGCGGGGGGTGGGCATAAACGGTCTCTTGCGCGTATCTTGTGACTCTACACTTCGACTGATGTGGTGCTGACCCCAAGGAGATAGATTTGAACGA encodes the following:
- a CDS encoding DUF7697 family protein, producing the protein MRVISGAVIGWDMGAALALGAALGISPPAIAELLPALEAVMVRRVNEQIAANRD
- a CDS encoding phage tail tube protein, with product MARAHGARAQMALAFESVYGTAPATGYRTVPFASTTLGSEQPLIASELLGQGRDPLAPIKDVVTADGDVVVPIDVENFGLWLKAAFGQPTTTGTTPKTHTFQSGNWTLPSMAIETAMPEVPRYAMYTGCVCDQLSWQMARSGLLTATARLVAQGESVAATTAAGTHTSLSLQRFGHFNGAITRNGSPLGNVISAEVTYSNGLDRIETIRSDGRIEGADPGMAALTGRVEVRFADTALITQAIDGTPCELVFAWSLGANASFTFTAHAVYLPRPRIEIPGPQGIQATFDWQAAKATSPARMCTAVLVNTVATY
- a CDS encoding acyl-CoA transferase, with translation MPTPRETILAALHARLSALPATALRGDVLPERVPSAGILILRDGEPGVPEVTLSPLRYHYQHQAEIEAVVQGAARDAAFDTLCASVGAAIAADRTLGGLCDWVEAEAPRPVDLPVEGAASLKAAVIPVILHYSTADPLA